A single Cryomorphaceae bacterium DNA region contains:
- a CDS encoding heavy metal translocating P-type ATPase metal-binding domain-containing protein, translating to MSKTVSEAVECAHCGAECREDEVVLQDLHFCCTGCRTVYELLSENDLCDYYELEELSGIAPKGAFKGSYDYLNDEGIQDRLLEFTDGQTAVVRLYLPAIHCSSCIWLLEHMDRLTPGILHSEVNFPKKEIRVTYQLEKQSLSQVAEFLAMLGYPPNINLSDLDGGERKQNRTLIYQLGIAAFAFGNVMLLALPEYFGTDVWLARYAPFFRYIMMILSIPVILYSARDYFRSAWSGLRQRYINIDVPIALGISVLFIRSSYEVLSGIAPGYFDSLTGLVFFLLLGRVFQAKTYEHLSFERDYRSYFPVAVTRLRGGTEASVAINELEVGDRIVIRHGEMVPADSRLIVGTALIDNSFVTGESDPVTYETGQRIYAGGTQKGGVIELTIEKPVSQSYLTELWNNDIFRKEKEGRFQNLTNRISAWFTAVVLVIAGVSTFYWWGIDQRTALHVFTAVLIVACPCALALSAPFALGNMLRLFGRRGFYLKSAEVIERLASLTSLVFDKTGTLTESAHSQLEFIGDTLAEVQEASMAALFRQSNHPLSRLISDHLDRRSGERVIEFEEHTGKGIRGNIGGHSYLLGSASFVGAETSGSSNQTRVYVREDDRLLGYFLIKNQYRPGVSGLIQRLKERFKLQVLSGDRSGEASTLKAIFGADVPLLFEQSPTDKLEYVRSQQEEGARVLMIGDGLNDAGALQQSDVGVSLSENINTFSPSCDGILAAESLEEFPEFLHWARKTVRIIYASFALSFAYNLVGMYFAVTGQLSPIVAAILMPLSSITVVFFATAGTNLAVGQKPAPRGASDKS from the coding sequence ATGTCAAAAACCGTTTCGGAAGCTGTGGAATGCGCCCATTGCGGGGCCGAGTGCCGAGAAGATGAGGTCGTTCTTCAAGACCTTCATTTTTGCTGTACCGGTTGCCGTACGGTGTATGAACTGCTCAGCGAAAATGACCTCTGCGATTACTATGAGCTGGAGGAGCTGAGTGGTATCGCGCCGAAAGGCGCATTCAAAGGGTCTTATGACTATCTGAACGACGAGGGTATTCAGGACCGACTCCTTGAATTTACGGATGGGCAGACGGCCGTTGTTCGCCTTTATTTGCCGGCCATTCATTGCAGCAGCTGTATTTGGCTGTTGGAGCACATGGACCGATTGACTCCGGGGATTTTGCACAGCGAAGTGAATTTCCCGAAGAAAGAGATCCGGGTCACCTATCAATTGGAGAAGCAATCGCTCAGCCAAGTCGCGGAGTTTTTGGCGATGTTGGGCTATCCGCCCAATATAAATTTGAGTGATTTGGATGGAGGTGAGCGAAAGCAGAATAGAACGCTGATATACCAATTGGGCATCGCGGCGTTCGCCTTTGGGAATGTTATGCTCTTGGCTCTGCCCGAGTATTTCGGAACGGATGTCTGGCTGGCTCGTTACGCTCCATTCTTCCGCTACATTATGATGATCCTGTCGATTCCAGTGATCCTCTATAGCGCTCGCGATTACTTTCGCAGTGCTTGGTCGGGATTGCGGCAGCGCTACATCAATATTGACGTTCCGATCGCCTTGGGAATCTCAGTGCTCTTTATTCGCTCCTCTTATGAAGTACTTTCGGGGATTGCGCCGGGGTATTTTGACTCCTTGACCGGGCTGGTCTTTTTTCTACTGCTTGGACGCGTCTTCCAGGCGAAGACTTATGAACACTTGAGCTTTGAGCGCGATTACCGTTCCTATTTCCCCGTAGCGGTGACACGCTTAAGAGGTGGAACGGAAGCCTCGGTGGCCATCAACGAATTGGAGGTCGGAGACCGCATTGTGATTCGCCATGGCGAGATGGTCCCGGCAGACAGTCGCTTGATCGTGGGAACGGCCCTGATCGACAACAGTTTTGTCACCGGTGAGTCGGATCCGGTGACCTATGAAACAGGACAGCGCATCTATGCCGGTGGAACCCAGAAAGGGGGCGTTATTGAGCTAACGATTGAGAAGCCTGTTTCCCAGAGCTATTTGACGGAGCTCTGGAACAACGATATTTTCCGGAAAGAGAAGGAGGGGCGATTCCAGAATTTGACCAACCGAATCAGTGCTTGGTTCACGGCGGTGGTCTTGGTGATTGCCGGCGTTTCTACTTTTTATTGGTGGGGCATTGACCAGCGGACGGCTTTGCATGTGTTTACCGCCGTATTGATTGTGGCCTGCCCCTGTGCCTTGGCTTTGTCGGCTCCTTTTGCTCTGGGGAATATGCTTCGTTTGTTCGGGCGTCGAGGCTTTTACTTGAAGAGTGCAGAAGTCATTGAACGGTTGGCCAGCCTTACGTCCTTGGTCTTTGATAAGACGGGGACCCTGACGGAAAGTGCGCACAGCCAACTGGAGTTCATTGGCGATACGCTGGCGGAAGTTCAAGAGGCCTCTATGGCTGCTCTTTTTCGACAGAGCAATCATCCGCTCAGCCGTTTGATCAGTGATCACTTGGACCGCAGAAGCGGTGAACGTGTGATCGAGTTTGAAGAGCACACGGGAAAAGGTATTCGGGGGAACATTGGTGGGCATTCCTATCTGTTGGGCAGTGCTTCATTCGTGGGGGCGGAAACTTCGGGCTCTTCGAATCAAACCCGTGTTTATGTGCGGGAAGACGATCGCCTTCTCGGGTATTTCTTGATCAAGAATCAATACCGCCCTGGAGTCAGTGGACTCATTCAAAGGCTTAAGGAGCGTTTTAAGCTTCAGGTGTTGTCCGGGGACCGATCGGGCGAAGCTTCAACATTGAAGGCTATATTCGGAGCGGATGTTCCACTCTTGTTTGAGCAAAGTCCTACGGATAAACTGGAGTATGTTCGAAGCCAGCAAGAGGAGGGAGCGCGCGTTTTGATGATCGGAGACGGATTGAATGACGCCGGCGCACTTCAGCAAAGTGATGTGGGCGTAAGCCTTAGCGAGAACATCAATACGTTTTCGCCCTCGTGCGACGGTATTTTGGCAGCAGAGTCTTTGGAAGAGTTCCCTGAATTCTTGCACTGGGCGCGCAAGACGGTGCGCATCATCTATGCGAGTTTTGCGCTCAGCTTTGCCTACAACTTGGTCGGTATGTACTTCGCGGTGACGGGTCAGTTGAGTCCGATCGTTGCTGCTATATTAATGCCGCTCAGCAGCATCACTGTGGTGTTCTTTGCCACAGCGGGAACGAATCTGGCCGTAGGCCAAAAACCCGCGCCCCGCGGGGCTTCAGACAAAAGCTGA
- the ccoS gene encoding cbb3-type cytochrome oxidase assembly protein CcoS → MSVLFILIIVSLLVALVFLGAFIWSVKSGQYDDDYTPSVRMLFDKPKKSQSKP, encoded by the coding sequence ATGTCTGTACTGTTTATCCTGATCATTGTGAGCCTCTTGGTCGCCTTGGTATTCTTGGGTGCCTTCATTTGGTCGGTGAAGAGTGGACAGTATGATGACGACTATACACCATCCGTTCGGATGCTGTTTGACAAACCGAAGAAATCACAATCCAAACCGTAA
- the ccoN gene encoding cytochrome-c oxidase, cbb3-type subunit I, translating to MELEKFYYDNKSVRNFAYATLLWGVVGMLVGVLIALQLFVPSLSFDLPWLTFGRLRPLHTNAVIFAFVGNAIFAGVYYSLQRLLKARMWSDKLSAIHFWGWQLIIVAAAITLPLGISSSKEYAELEWPIDIAIAVVWVIFGWNMFATILKRRERHLYVAIWFYIATFVTVAVLHIFNNLELPLTFLKSYSVYAGVQDALVQWWYGHNAVAFFLTTPVLGLMYYFVPKAANRPVYSYRLSIIHFWALIFIYIWAGPHHLLYTALPDWAQSLGTVFSIMLIAPSWGGMINGLLTLRGAWDRVREDVILKFFVVAITAYGMSTFEGPMLSLKNVNALAHYTDWIPAHVHIGTLGWNGMLVFGMLYWMMPRMFNTKLYSEKAANIHFWIATMGIIFWALPMYWAGFTQSLMWKDFNPDGTLVYGNFLETVLQLVPMYITRALGGTLYLVGMVMIAWNIIKTVKTGSLIANEEAEAAPLAPTYKKKKGEYWHHAIERRPVQLMILSIILILIGGVVEIVPTIMVKENIPTIESVRPYTALELEGRDLYIREGCNACHSQMVRPFRSETERYGEYSKAGEFVYDHPFLWGSKRTGPDLHREGGKYPHSWHYNHMLNPRSMSPGSLMPPYPWLFENSLSTKNTAGKIKAMQKLGVPYSDEYRGNAVGYLEMQAQEIADELNKDPNIEITADREIIALIAYLQRLGTDIKGSDDVWLGPEDPTMPKSVSQLQN from the coding sequence ATGGAACTCGAGAAGTTTTATTACGACAATAAGTCGGTTCGCAACTTCGCCTACGCCACCTTGCTTTGGGGGGTCGTGGGTATGTTGGTCGGGGTGCTGATCGCCCTCCAACTCTTTGTCCCATCTCTGTCCTTTGATCTTCCCTGGCTGACCTTTGGTCGCCTTCGCCCGTTGCACACCAATGCGGTGATTTTTGCCTTTGTGGGGAATGCCATCTTTGCCGGAGTTTATTATTCTTTGCAGCGCTTGCTGAAGGCCCGCATGTGGTCCGATAAACTCAGCGCCATCCACTTCTGGGGTTGGCAGTTGATCATTGTTGCTGCAGCAATCACCTTGCCTTTGGGAATCAGCTCGAGTAAAGAATATGCGGAATTGGAATGGCCCATTGATATCGCGATTGCGGTGGTCTGGGTCATTTTTGGTTGGAACATGTTTGCGACCATCTTAAAGCGTCGCGAGCGCCACTTGTACGTGGCCATCTGGTTCTACATTGCCACCTTTGTGACTGTAGCCGTACTCCACATCTTCAACAACTTGGAGTTGCCCTTGACCTTCTTAAAGTCCTACTCGGTCTATGCCGGGGTCCAGGATGCCTTGGTTCAATGGTGGTATGGGCACAACGCGGTAGCCTTCTTCCTGACCACACCGGTCTTGGGGCTGATGTACTACTTCGTGCCAAAGGCGGCGAACCGTCCCGTGTACAGCTACCGACTTTCCATCATTCACTTCTGGGCACTGATCTTCATATACATCTGGGCTGGTCCTCACCACTTGCTCTATACTGCGCTTCCGGATTGGGCGCAAAGTCTGGGTACCGTCTTTAGTATTATGTTGATTGCGCCATCCTGGGGAGGGATGATCAATGGACTCCTGACGCTCCGCGGAGCTTGGGATCGCGTACGGGAAGATGTTATCCTCAAGTTCTTCGTGGTGGCGATTACCGCCTATGGTATGAGCACCTTTGAAGGTCCAATGCTCTCCTTGAAGAACGTGAATGCCTTAGCGCACTATACGGATTGGATTCCCGCCCACGTACACATCGGTACCTTGGGATGGAACGGTATGTTGGTCTTCGGTATGCTTTATTGGATGATGCCACGTATGTTCAACACCAAGTTGTACAGTGAGAAGGCCGCCAACATCCACTTCTGGATTGCGACCATGGGAATCATCTTCTGGGCACTTCCTATGTATTGGGCAGGATTTACCCAAAGCTTGATGTGGAAAGACTTCAACCCAGATGGAACCTTGGTGTACGGTAACTTCTTGGAAACGGTACTTCAACTCGTTCCGATGTACATCACTCGTGCTCTTGGTGGTACCCTGTACTTAGTCGGTATGGTGATGATTGCTTGGAACATCATCAAGACGGTTAAGACCGGTAGCTTAATCGCCAATGAGGAGGCTGAGGCCGCTCCACTGGCTCCAACTTATAAGAAGAAGAAAGGCGAGTACTGGCACCACGCTATTGAGCGTCGTCCTGTACAGCTCATGATCCTCAGTATCATCTTGATCTTGATTGGTGGGGTCGTGGAAATTGTACCGACCATCATGGTCAAAGAAAACATTCCGACCATTGAATCCGTGCGCCCGTATACGGCCCTGGAGCTAGAAGGTCGCGATTTGTATATCCGCGAAGGATGTAATGCGTGTCACTCACAAATGGTGCGTCCGTTCCGGTCCGAAACTGAGCGCTACGGCGAATACAGCAAGGCTGGGGAATTTGTCTACGATCACCCATTCTTGTGGGGTTCCAAGCGGACTGGTCCGGATTTGCACCGAGAAGGGGGTAAGTACCCGCACAGCTGGCACTACAACCACATGTTGAATCCGCGGAGTATGTCTCCAGGATCACTGATGCCTCCGTATCCTTGGTTGTTTGAGAACTCGCTCAGCACCAAGAACACCGCCGGCAAGATCAAGGCCATGCAGAAACTCGGTGTACCCTACAGCGATGAGTACCGCGGAAATGCCGTGGGATACCTCGAAATGCAGGCTCAAGAGATTGCCGATGAGCTGAACAAGGATCCGAATATTGAGATTACGGCTGATCGCGAGATCATCGCCCTCATTGCCTACTTGCAGCGCTTGGGTACGGACATCAAGGGCAGCGATGATGTTTGGTTGGGACCAGAGGACCCAACAATGCCAAAATCTGTTTCACAACTCCAAAACTAA
- a CDS encoding CcoQ/FixQ family Cbb3-type cytochrome c oxidase assembly chaperone has translation MLKFIKGHMASMDSIEIFPLISLALFFLFFLGWTIYALGEKKEHVKHMSSLPLDLNEEPKPTSHE, from the coding sequence ATGCTGAAATTCATAAAAGGACATATGGCTTCGATGGACAGCATAGAGATCTTCCCACTGATCTCGCTTGCACTGTTCTTCCTGTTCTTCTTGGGCTGGACCATCTACGCACTTGGAGAGAAGAAGGAGCACGTGAAGCATATGAGCAGTTTACCCCTAGACCTAAACGAAGAACCCAAACCTACTAGCCATGAATAA
- a CDS encoding c-type cytochrome: MNNYAELLNDPVTMILVFAVFVLLVTILVLLNAISTIVRLQHPEVAEQKRESAWAKLMKRMTDSTPVEKEHTVMLNHNYDGIRELDNNLPPWWVWGFYASIVFAVIYLLNFHVFKTSPLPQQEYETELADAAAAIEEWKKTAPSLIDESNVVYLADASALSAGAEIYNVNCTPCHLASGGGSVGPNLTDDYYIHGGTIQEIFSTIKYGVIEKGMIPWQTQLSADEMQQVASYVMSLRGTNVEGGKDPEGELFVPAVEEEPAADSTATPEVEEVPADEVALR; encoded by the coding sequence ATGAATAATTACGCGGAATTACTGAACGATCCAGTGACCATGATCTTGGTCTTTGCGGTGTTTGTATTGTTGGTCACCATCTTGGTGTTGCTCAATGCCATTTCGACCATCGTTCGTCTTCAGCACCCTGAAGTAGCTGAGCAGAAACGAGAGTCTGCATGGGCGAAGTTGATGAAGCGGATGACGGATTCAACGCCGGTAGAAAAGGAACACACCGTTATGTTGAACCACAACTATGACGGAATCCGAGAGCTCGACAACAACTTGCCACCTTGGTGGGTCTGGGGCTTTTACGCATCCATTGTATTTGCGGTCATTTACCTTTTGAACTTCCACGTATTCAAGACCTCTCCACTTCCTCAACAGGAATACGAAACAGAGTTGGCGGATGCAGCCGCTGCCATTGAAGAATGGAAGAAGACGGCTCCGAGCTTGATTGACGAGTCCAATGTGGTTTACTTGGCAGATGCTTCTGCGCTTTCTGCCGGAGCGGAAATCTACAACGTGAACTGTACCCCTTGCCACTTGGCGAGCGGAGGAGGTAGCGTTGGACCTAACTTGACCGATGACTACTATATTCACGGTGGAACCATTCAAGAAATCTTCAGTACTATTAAGTACGGGGTGATTGAGAAAGGAATGATTCCATGGCAGACGCAACTCAGTGCAGATGAAATGCAGCAAGTGGCTTCGTATGTGATGAGCCTGCGTGGAACCAACGTAGAAGGAGGGAAGGACCCGGAAGGAGAACTCTTTGTACCTGCAGTGGAAGAAGAACCCGCTGCGGATTCTACAGCAACGCCAGAAGTTGAGGAAGTTCCAGCGGACGAAGTAGCTCTGCGCTAA
- the ccoG gene encoding cytochrome c oxidase accessory protein CcoG produces the protein MSEEIYDTEEFRDHVGTINEEGKRNWIYPKKPSGSFYTARTWVSIGLLAFLFGAPWIRLNDEPFMLFNVLERKFIIFGIVFWPQDFHLFFLAMITAVVFVVLFTVVYGRIFCGWICPQTIFMEMVFRKIEYWIDGDRGQQKRLAKKPWNDGEKLRKRALKHTIFWAISFLIANTFLAYLISTDELLLLVKEGPVANMGTFAALVIFTTVFYFVFSWFREQVCIVVCPYGRLQGVMLDRNSIVVAYDHKRGEGEQGRAKWRKTENRAETGKGDCIDCGACVDVCPTGIDIRNGTQLECINCTACIDACDHIMERVELPTGLIRYASEENIVTGTKPVMNVRRIAYSVVLVLMVTITTAFLVSRSDLEATFLRVPGMLYRAEDDGRISNLYNFKLINKSHEEIPVEVRMIEPADGEVMLIGNQDRVLPVGEFIEGTMFIYIDREDLESRTTHIKIGVYSGDELVETFKTNFNGPIK, from the coding sequence ATGTCGGAAGAAATCTATGATACCGAAGAATTTCGCGACCACGTTGGCACCATAAACGAGGAAGGGAAACGGAACTGGATTTATCCGAAGAAACCGAGCGGTTCTTTTTATACCGCTCGTACCTGGGTCAGCATTGGGTTGCTGGCCTTCCTTTTTGGAGCCCCTTGGATTCGTTTGAACGACGAGCCCTTTATGCTCTTCAATGTCTTGGAGCGGAAGTTCATCATCTTCGGAATCGTCTTTTGGCCCCAGGACTTTCACCTCTTCTTTTTGGCCATGATCACCGCCGTGGTGTTCGTTGTCCTGTTTACGGTGGTCTACGGACGGATATTTTGCGGGTGGATATGTCCGCAAACCATCTTCATGGAGATGGTATTCCGCAAGATTGAATACTGGATTGACGGGGACCGAGGACAGCAAAAGCGCCTCGCCAAAAAACCCTGGAACGACGGAGAAAAGCTTCGCAAGCGCGCCCTAAAGCACACCATATTTTGGGCCATCAGCTTCTTGATAGCAAACACCTTCCTGGCCTATTTGATTTCGACCGACGAACTCTTGCTCTTGGTAAAAGAAGGGCCGGTGGCCAACATGGGCACCTTCGCTGCCTTGGTGATCTTCACTACGGTATTCTACTTTGTCTTCAGCTGGTTCCGGGAGCAAGTCTGCATTGTGGTATGCCCCTATGGTCGACTTCAAGGAGTTATGCTGGATCGCAATTCCATTGTTGTGGCTTATGATCACAAACGGGGAGAAGGAGAGCAGGGAAGAGCGAAGTGGCGTAAAACGGAAAATCGGGCCGAGACCGGAAAAGGAGACTGTATCGACTGTGGGGCCTGTGTCGATGTCTGTCCAACGGGAATCGATATCCGTAATGGTACGCAGCTGGAGTGCATCAACTGCACCGCCTGTATTGATGCCTGCGACCACATCATGGAGCGAGTGGAACTGCCCACGGGTCTGATCCGATACGCCTCGGAAGAAAACATTGTCACCGGAACTAAGCCCGTGATGAACGTACGACGGATTGCCTATTCTGTAGTTCTCGTTCTCATGGTGACCATCACCACGGCATTTTTGGTCTCTCGTTCCGATTTGGAAGCGACCTTCTTACGGGTGCCTGGGATGCTGTATCGGGCCGAAGATGATGGGCGCATCAGCAACCTGTATAACTTTAAGTTGATCAATAAATCCCACGAGGAGATTCCTGTGGAAGTCCGAATGATTGAACCAGCGGACGGAGAGGTCATGCTCATTGGGAATCAAGATCGCGTATTGCCGGTCGGGGAGTTCATCGAAGGAACCATGTTCATCTACATTGATCGTGAAGACCTGGAAAGCCGAACGACCCACATCAAGATCGGGGTCTACAGCGGTGATGAACTGGTTGAGACTTTTAAAACGAATTTTAACGGACCCATTAAGTAA
- a CDS encoding FixH family protein has product MKWNWGWNIVAALVLFMTMIVVMVVKSVNTKVDLVAQDYYADEIAYQDRIDKEANAKALSGHFTWQRTEKGIALVFPEDFNAGDFVGKIQLYRPSDKKLDRTFEVEGIQDQQYTISKENLIPGKWEVQVEGESEGKAYYFEQIVNL; this is encoded by the coding sequence ATGAAGTGGAATTGGGGATGGAATATTGTCGCGGCCTTGGTCCTGTTCATGACCATGATTGTGGTGATGGTGGTCAAGAGCGTCAACACCAAGGTAGACCTTGTGGCTCAGGATTACTACGCCGATGAAATCGCGTACCAAGACCGAATCGATAAAGAAGCAAACGCCAAGGCCTTGAGCGGCCATTTCACTTGGCAACGCACCGAGAAGGGAATTGCCTTGGTCTTCCCGGAGGATTTCAACGCTGGTGATTTCGTCGGCAAAATTCAATTGTACCGCCCGTCGGACAAGAAGCTGGACCGCACGTTTGAGGTTGAAGGAATACAAGATCAACAGTACACCATTTCCAAGGAGAACCTGATTCCCGGAAAATGGGAGGTTCAAGTAGAGGGTGAATCCGAAGGTAAGGCCTATTACTTCGAGCAAATCGTCAACCTATGA
- a CDS encoding sulfite exporter TauE/SafE family protein — translation MNELVYTGFALGIMGSVHCLGMCGPIALSLPVDRSRPLYAVLSNLFYQLGRVTTYAALGLLFGWLGRGLQLAGIQQYLSIGVGIAMIVLVVFPRASSFFSRPLTGRWLTWTTPLKSALARTMRADQPQNRYLFGLLNGLLPCGLVYIALVGSVGVGSALGGATYMALFGLGTIPMMFLAMFAGNVLHVSLRQRLQKMIPVVVVIIGALFILRGMGLGIPYVSPPDTALELRTEQGLVGSDEGCH, via the coding sequence ATGAACGAATTGGTCTACACCGGCTTCGCCTTAGGCATCATGGGCTCCGTCCATTGCCTCGGCATGTGCGGCCCCATCGCACTCTCGCTGCCTGTAGACCGCAGTCGTCCACTATACGCGGTACTCTCTAACTTATTCTATCAACTCGGCCGCGTCACGACCTACGCGGCCCTCGGCCTTCTTTTTGGCTGGCTGGGGCGCGGACTACAGCTCGCCGGCATACAGCAATACCTATCCATCGGCGTCGGTATTGCCATGATCGTTTTGGTCGTATTCCCTCGCGCGAGCAGCTTTTTTTCTAGGCCCTTAACGGGCCGATGGTTGACCTGGACCACACCACTCAAGTCCGCGTTGGCACGAACCATGCGCGCCGATCAACCTCAGAATCGGTATTTATTTGGCCTCTTAAACGGCCTTCTGCCTTGTGGCTTGGTCTACATTGCGCTCGTCGGCTCTGTTGGCGTGGGATCGGCATTGGGAGGAGCCACCTACATGGCCCTCTTTGGCCTAGGCACCATTCCCATGATGTTCTTGGCCATGTTTGCGGGGAACGTTCTTCACGTGTCCTTGAGACAGCGATTGCAAAAGATGATCCCAGTAGTGGTGGTGATCATTGGAGCACTCTTCATCCTTCGAGGAATGGGCCTCGGAATCCCCTATGTAAGCCCGCCCGATACGGCCCTGGAATTGCGCACCGAACAGGGGCTTGTAGGAAGCGACGAGGGCTGTCATTAA
- a CDS encoding universal stress protein, whose product MSLKTILFPTDFSDYSRTAMHFAMDLATRAGAQVVLLNSYELPYSDTVMTTSLIDIMRKNSEEQLELLQKELNEQYPDVDVNTRSSLNNTIRAIKNNAKKYKADLIVMGTKGASGLQEVLIGSNTTAVLNSSDVPVLAIPEKSTVKAIEKIVYAADFQKEGDKDRLRTLCDIAQLIKAEVMILHFQKRDAVGGVNRDIIEDVLCDIPHSYHIEPEQDIEQGIHDFVAAKNADMVVMMKRKYGFIERLFHESQTSKFAYHTTVPFLALHEA is encoded by the coding sequence ATGTCTCTAAAGACCATTCTTTTTCCGACCGACTTTTCTGACTATTCGCGCACTGCGATGCACTTTGCTATGGATCTCGCCACGCGTGCGGGAGCCCAAGTTGTCTTGTTGAACTCTTATGAGTTGCCGTATTCAGATACGGTAATGACGACTTCATTGATCGACATCATGCGCAAGAACTCTGAGGAGCAATTGGAATTACTTCAAAAGGAATTGAACGAGCAGTATCCGGATGTTGATGTGAATACGCGGAGTTCATTGAACAACACGATTCGCGCGATCAAGAACAATGCAAAGAAGTACAAGGCGGATTTGATTGTCATGGGAACCAAGGGAGCCAGTGGGCTTCAAGAGGTGCTCATCGGCTCCAACACCACGGCGGTGTTGAACAGCAGCGATGTGCCTGTTTTGGCGATTCCGGAGAAGTCCACGGTGAAAGCCATCGAAAAGATTGTGTACGCAGCGGATTTCCAAAAGGAAGGCGATAAGGACCGCTTGCGCACACTGTGTGACATTGCTCAATTAATTAAGGCAGAAGTCATGATCCTCCACTTTCAAAAAAGAGACGCCGTTGGTGGGGTTAACCGCGACATCATTGAAGATGTGCTGTGCGATATTCCACACAGCTACCACATTGAGCCCGAGCAGGATATTGAGCAGGGCATTCATGACTTTGTCGCCGCTAAGAATGCGGACATGGTGGTCATGATGAAGCGTAAGTACGGATTTATCGAGAGACTCTTCCACGAGAGCCAGACCAGTAAGTTCGCGTACCACACTACGGTACCATTCTTGGCCTTGCACGAGGCATAA